From Synechococcus sp. MW101C3, a single genomic window includes:
- a CDS encoding L,D-transpeptidase yields the protein MVLPHLRSPGASTGGLVTSIGALVISLCSATLLAGTAALALPTATPAGPASSAPGTATPAPAVAAPEATTPTITAPGTTPAANSPAPGATTAPATASPTTPTAQPVAASRIVLRLGKRDIRLEQGGKVYGPWPVAIGDARTPTPTGTFQVTNKVVNPIYASTRTGKVKGTVGPNGPLGDRWLGFKTVGPNQFGIHGTPSAWAWTVSSRSAVTNGCVRMFHEHVRKLFDLVDVGTPVVITR from the coding sequence ATGGTTCTTCCGCACCTTCGCAGTCCTGGCGCCTCCACCGGTGGTCTGGTGACCTCCATCGGCGCACTGGTGATCAGCCTGTGCAGCGCCACCCTGCTCGCAGGCACCGCTGCACTGGCACTCCCCACCGCCACCCCGGCGGGTCCAGCCAGCTCGGCGCCGGGCACGGCCACACCGGCACCTGCGGTCGCAGCGCCGGAAGCCACAACACCCACAATCACGGCGCCTGGAACCACCCCGGCAGCCAACAGCCCGGCACCTGGAGCCACCACTGCCCCAGCCACCGCGTCACCCACCACCCCAACGGCGCAGCCGGTCGCGGCCTCACGGATCGTGCTGCGGCTGGGCAAGCGGGACATCCGGCTTGAGCAGGGCGGCAAGGTGTATGGCCCCTGGCCTGTGGCGATCGGTGATGCCCGCACGCCCACGCCCACCGGCACCTTCCAGGTCACCAACAAGGTGGTCAACCCGATCTACGCCAGCACCAGAACCGGCAAGGTGAAAGGCACCGTCGGGCCGAACGGTCCCCTGGGTGATCGCTGGCTGGGGTTCAAGACCGTCGGCCCCAACCAGTTCGGCATCCACGGCACGCCCAGCGCCTGGGCATGGACGGTCAGCTCCCGCTCGGCGGTCACCAATGGCTGCGTGCGCATGTTCCACGAACACGTGCGCAAACTCTTCGACCTGGTGGACGTGGGCACCCCGGTGGTGATCACCCGCTGA
- a CDS encoding DUF2721 domain-containing protein, which translates to MTAPDILVLAAGTESTAAVAKLSYAIQLSVAPVFLLTGITGLLSMFTQRLARIVDRTRLLQEALARGTTQEARRLRKSLDVQKKRMFLINRAIFCVTFTALLIAAVVAVMFVSAVAVLDLAAILVPAFVLAMLMLIVGLVLFLQEVQLAISQNPKRYY; encoded by the coding sequence ATGACGGCCCCGGACATCCTCGTGCTCGCGGCCGGCACGGAAAGCACCGCAGCGGTCGCCAAGCTCTCCTATGCCATTCAGCTGTCGGTGGCGCCGGTGTTCCTGCTCACGGGCATCACCGGCCTGCTGAGCATGTTCACCCAGCGGTTAGCACGGATCGTCGACCGCACCCGCCTGCTGCAGGAGGCGCTCGCTCGGGGCACCACCCAGGAGGCGCGCCGCTTGCGCAAATCGCTGGATGTGCAGAAGAAGCGCATGTTTTTGATCAACCGCGCCATCTTCTGCGTCACCTTCACAGCGCTGCTGATCGCCGCGGTGGTGGCTGTGATGTTCGTGAGTGCGGTGGCGGTTTTGGATCTTGCCGCCATCCTGGTGCCAGCCTTCGTGCTGGCGATGCTGATGCTGATCGTGGGGCTGGTGCTTTTCCTGCAGGAGGTGCAGCTGGCGATTTCCCAGAATCCCAAGCGTTACTACTGA
- a CDS encoding response regulator transcription factor has protein sequence MAGVVTSDTPVVCTKATRPSAAAAFSGRLAGRLMDFNPFLQSDLEQDEATRKLLFGRSLLCVSARRMMIGHMKILLESVVCSLHSATTEEAGLKHLQQLVPDLVLVGEFLEGSTGMAFIRRIKHRHPHLPCLLILQNETSDVLEEAFASGSDGICLERYAGRGYIVTALKVILDGGIYMDAPLLTIMLKGTFSSVGEVRTRLTPRERDVLCKLVEGYRNAEIAAQLLVSVETVRTHMKAIRSKLGARNRNHAALIAVTTGLVRWQKGPSQGRDPL, from the coding sequence ATGGCTGGCGTTGTTACCTCTGATACCCCAGTTGTCTGCACAAAGGCAACTCGACCATCTGCCGCTGCGGCATTCAGCGGCAGACTCGCCGGAAGATTAATGGATTTCAACCCGTTCCTACAATCTGATCTGGAGCAAGATGAAGCTACCAGGAAGCTACTCTTTGGTCGCTCGCTGCTGTGTGTGAGCGCTCGGCGCATGATGATCGGCCACATGAAAATTCTCCTGGAAAGTGTGGTCTGTTCACTGCATAGCGCCACTACTGAGGAGGCTGGCTTGAAGCATCTTCAGCAGCTCGTGCCCGATCTTGTGCTGGTGGGTGAATTCCTTGAAGGAAGCACGGGAATGGCTTTCATTCGCAGGATCAAGCATCGCCATCCCCACCTGCCGTGCCTGCTGATCTTGCAGAACGAAACATCGGACGTGCTGGAGGAAGCGTTCGCCTCGGGCAGTGATGGCATCTGCCTAGAGCGCTATGCGGGCCGGGGTTATATCGTCACGGCGCTCAAGGTGATCCTTGATGGCGGCATCTACATGGATGCCCCTCTGTTGACGATCATGCTGAAGGGTACGTTCAGCTCCGTTGGGGAAGTCAGAACACGGCTGACCCCCCGCGAACGCGATGTGCTCTGCAAGCTGGTGGAAGGGTACAGAAATGCAGAGATCGCTGCCCAGCTGCTCGTGTCCGTGGAAACGGTGCGAACCCACATGAAGGCGATTCGAAGCAAACTGGGAGCACGCAATCGCAACCATGCTGCCCTGATCGCCGTTACCACCGGGCTGGTGCGCTGGCAAAAGGGACCGAGCCAAGGCCGTGATCCCCTGTGA
- a CDS encoding OsmC family protein, with the protein MTTIQCQYEGSLRCQALHEPSGSSLLTDAPLDNEGKGERFSPTDLVATALATCILTVMGITAQRHGWALEGSRARVEKTMTRSGRRRIEALTVWITLPEGLAADHRQLLQRAAESCPVKQSLEGAVAMELIWEHAGTPASDQPPAA; encoded by the coding sequence ATGACCACCATCCAGTGCCAGTACGAAGGTTCGCTCCGCTGCCAGGCCCTGCATGAACCCTCCGGTTCCTCCCTGCTCACCGATGCTCCGCTGGACAACGAAGGGAAGGGCGAGCGCTTCTCCCCCACCGATCTGGTGGCTACGGCCCTGGCCACCTGCATCCTCACGGTGATGGGCATCACGGCCCAGCGGCACGGCTGGGCGCTGGAGGGGAGCCGGGCCCGGGTTGAGAAAACGATGACCCGCTCCGGTCGACGCCGCATCGAGGCGCTCACGGTGTGGATCACCCTGCCGGAGGGCCTGGCGGCGGATCATCGCCAGTTGCTGCAGCGCGCGGCGGAAAGCTGCCCGGTGAAGCAGAGCCTGGAAGGCGCCGTGGCCATGGAACTGATCTGGGAGCACGCCGGCACGCCCGCCTCAGACCAGCCGCCGGCCGCATGA
- a CDS encoding 4a-hydroxytetrahydrobiopterin dehydratase, translated as MAAQLLTPEEIKALPAQLPGWSMSNGKLHRTFVFADFNAAFGFMARVALLAETLGHHPEWSNVYNRVVIDLTTHDAGGLSSLDRELARRINSLLTP; from the coding sequence ATGGCGGCCCAATTGCTCACCCCTGAGGAGATCAAGGCGCTGCCAGCTCAGCTGCCGGGCTGGAGCATGAGCAACGGCAAGCTCCATCGCACCTTTGTATTCGCCGATTTCAACGCCGCCTTCGGTTTCATGGCCCGGGTGGCCCTGCTGGCGGAAACCCTTGGCCACCATCCGGAATGGAGCAACGTCTACAACCGCGTGGTGATCGATCTCACCACCCACGATGCGGGGGGCCTCTCCAGCCTGGACCGGGAGCTCGCGCGGCGGATCAACAGTCTGCTCACTCCCTGA
- a CDS encoding carboxypeptidase M32 — MSEPATALQRLQDHLHETRVLGSISSALYYDQNTVMPAAGAEWRGEQLALLASQIHARQSSAHYAELVAAAEAELGASAPAERRRNLQLVRLELERQRCLDPALVASLARAQSKGNALWQNARRHNDFPTFAPALAELIALRQEQAGQLASAELAPRSPWEVLAQPFEPDISTARVEELFAPLKATLPVLLEQVAAATAQQSGESTATAELPETEQERLCSELLDSWGYDPTRCQRSRSAHPFSCTVGPQDFRITTRVVPGQPFSSFLATAHEWGHSLYEQGLPRSTDHYFPWPLGEATSMGVHESQSLFWECRVARGRAFAARWQPHFVAGAGADRWGGIDGFWRGLNPMRPGPIRVEADELSYCLHIVLRFELELALLEGGLPVADLPGEWNRRMVELLGLRPASDSEGCLQDIHWAEGLFGYFPSYALGHLISAQLAEAMEQQIGSIEAHVAAGQEQALQQWLAAHVWPLGRAVNGEELVEQVTGERLSATPFLTYLEAKVQQLLSSVRH, encoded by the coding sequence ATGTCCGAGCCGGCCACCGCCCTGCAACGCCTGCAGGATCACCTGCACGAAACCAGGGTGCTCGGGTCGATCAGCAGCGCGCTCTACTACGACCAGAACACGGTGATGCCTGCGGCCGGGGCCGAGTGGCGCGGCGAGCAGCTGGCCTTGCTGGCGAGCCAGATCCATGCCCGTCAGAGCAGCGCCCACTACGCCGAACTGGTGGCGGCCGCCGAGGCGGAACTGGGGGCCTCAGCGCCAGCCGAGCGGCGCCGCAACCTGCAGCTGGTGCGCCTCGAACTGGAACGGCAGCGCTGCCTCGACCCTGCGCTGGTGGCCAGCCTGGCCAGGGCGCAGTCGAAGGGCAACGCCCTCTGGCAGAACGCCCGCCGCCACAACGACTTCCCCACCTTCGCCCCCGCCTTGGCGGAGCTGATCGCCCTGCGCCAGGAGCAGGCCGGGCAACTGGCCAGCGCCGAGCTGGCGCCGCGCAGCCCCTGGGAGGTGCTGGCCCAGCCGTTCGAACCCGACATCAGCACAGCGCGGGTGGAGGAGCTGTTCGCCCCACTGAAGGCGACCCTGCCGGTGCTGCTGGAGCAGGTGGCCGCCGCCACCGCCCAGCAGAGCGGGGAGAGCACCGCCACCGCCGAGCTGCCCGAGACGGAGCAGGAACGCCTCTGCAGTGAGCTGCTCGACAGCTGGGGCTACGACCCGACGCGCTGCCAGCGCTCCCGTTCCGCTCACCCCTTCTCCTGCACGGTCGGACCTCAGGATTTCCGCATCACCACACGCGTGGTGCCCGGGCAGCCGTTCTCCTCCTTCCTGGCCACCGCCCACGAATGGGGGCATTCGCTCTACGAGCAGGGCCTGCCCCGCAGCACCGACCACTACTTCCCCTGGCCGCTCGGCGAGGCCACCTCGATGGGGGTGCATGAGAGCCAGTCGCTGTTCTGGGAATGCCGGGTGGCCCGCGGCCGCGCCTTCGCCGCCCGTTGGCAGCCGCACTTCGTGGCCGGCGCCGGCGCAGATCGATGGGGCGGCATCGATGGCTTCTGGCGGGGGCTGAACCCGATGCGGCCCGGCCCGATTCGTGTGGAAGCCGATGAACTGAGCTACTGCCTGCACATCGTGCTGCGCTTCGAGCTGGAGCTGGCCCTGCTGGAGGGAGGTCTGCCGGTGGCCGACCTGCCCGGTGAATGGAACCGGCGCATGGTGGAACTGCTGGGCCTGCGGCCGGCCAGCGACAGCGAGGGCTGCCTGCAGGACATCCACTGGGCTGAAGGCCTGTTCGGCTACTTCCCTTCCTATGCCCTCGGCCATCTGATCAGCGCCCAGCTCGCCGAGGCGATGGAGCAGCAGATCGGGTCGATCGAGGCACACGTGGCCGCCGGCCAGGAACAGGCGCTGCAGCAGTGGCTGGCGGCCCACGTCTGGCCGCTGGGGCGGGCGGTGAACGGGGAGGAGCTGGTGGAGCAGGTCACGGGGGAGCGTCTCAGCGCCACGCCGTTCCTCACCTATCTGGAAGCCAAGGTGCAGCAGTTGCTGAGCAGCGTCCGCCACTGA
- a CDS encoding bifunctional aminoglycoside phosphotransferase/ATP-binding protein, producing MSDAPPPTSAAAAASLAATIAALSRPSVYPLADWQGVAASERQVQVVQTHISVVFLTPRHAYKLKKPLQLWHLLDYSSLERRWHWCREEVRLNQRLAAPIYLGVRALAGEPVVVMRRFDRQRTLRARLQAGPVPAAQMRALGGVIARFHKANGRPGADGRAAIRRFARVLASNVQATASAVPALFPAPVHAALVSSLAAQLRRQRHALATRIAADWGVNGHGDLRLEHVLLEAEPGPLIVDCVEFNAGLREVDGASDLAFLVMELQASGHAEQAEALLAGYGRPIDPAVLNLFCAYRAHVRAKVETVSWAEHDRAATERLAAERGARGHLSLALAYARTGLQPPPLILLRGLSGCGKSHLAALLAPWLIAETISSDRVRKALFGLDPLARSSGEQRDRLYSAEAHARTEAALLEQAATGLKTGRAVLLDATHLRLASRQRATALAQELGVPWCIVDVDASAELIETRLRTRLQRNDDPSDADLAVAALQRSQVEPLTPLEQRHTLRFRAGDDPTTLLMSLWERIACGATGSADGTDCATGTTEVGPGSAEGQGSG from the coding sequence ATGAGTGACGCGCCCCCGCCGACCAGCGCAGCGGCTGCGGCCAGTCTGGCCGCCACGATCGCTGCCCTCAGCCGGCCATCGGTGTATCCCTTGGCCGACTGGCAGGGCGTGGCGGCCAGCGAGCGGCAGGTGCAGGTGGTGCAGACCCACATCAGCGTGGTGTTCCTCACCCCGCGCCACGCCTACAAGCTCAAGAAGCCGCTGCAGCTCTGGCATCTGCTCGACTACAGCAGCCTGGAGCGGCGCTGGCACTGGTGCCGGGAGGAGGTGCGGCTGAACCAGCGCCTGGCCGCCCCCATCTACCTGGGCGTGCGGGCGCTGGCAGGAGAGCCGGTGGTGGTGATGCGGCGCTTTGATCGGCAGCGCACCCTGCGTGCCCGGCTCCAAGCCGGCCCCGTGCCGGCCGCACAGATGCGGGCCCTGGGGGGCGTCATCGCCCGCTTTCACAAGGCCAATGGCAGGCCCGGCGCCGATGGCCGCGCCGCCATCCGGCGCTTCGCCCGCGTGCTGGCGAGCAACGTGCAGGCCACCGCCAGCGCCGTGCCCGCACTGTTTCCCGCCCCGGTGCATGCTGCCCTGGTGAGCAGCCTGGCCGCGCAGCTGCGCCGACAGCGCCACGCGCTGGCCACACGGATCGCCGCCGACTGGGGCGTGAACGGCCATGGCGACCTGCGCCTCGAGCACGTGCTGCTGGAGGCAGAGCCCGGCCCCTTGATCGTCGATTGCGTGGAATTCAATGCGGGGCTGCGGGAGGTGGATGGCGCCTCCGATCTCGCCTTCCTGGTGATGGAACTGCAGGCCAGCGGCCATGCCGAGCAGGCGGAAGCGCTGCTGGCGGGTTACGGCCGCCCGATCGATCCGGCGGTGCTCAACCTGTTCTGCGCCTACCGGGCCCATGTGCGGGCCAAGGTGGAAACGGTCAGCTGGGCCGAGCACGACCGCGCCGCCACCGAACGCCTGGCGGCTGAACGCGGTGCGCGCGGCCACCTGTCGCTGGCACTCGCCTATGCCCGCACCGGATTGCAACCGCCGCCGCTGATCCTGCTGCGGGGCCTCTCGGGCTGCGGCAAGAGCCACCTGGCCGCCCTGCTGGCTCCCTGGTTGATCGCCGAGACGATCAGCAGCGACCGGGTGCGCAAGGCGCTGTTCGGGCTGGACCCCCTGGCCCGCTCCAGCGGTGAACAGCGGGACCGCCTCTACAGCGCCGAAGCCCATGCCCGTACCGAAGCGGCGCTGCTGGAGCAGGCCGCCACAGGCCTGAAGACCGGGCGTGCCGTGCTGCTCGATGCCACCCACCTGCGCCTCGCCAGCCGCCAGCGGGCCACCGCCCTGGCCCAGGAGCTGGGGGTGCCCTGGTGCATCGTCGACGTGGACGCCTCAGCTGAACTGATCGAGACACGCCTGCGGACGCGCCTGCAGCGCAACGACGACCCCAGCGATGCCGATCTGGCCGTGGCGGCGCTGCAACGCAGCCAGGTCGAACCGCTCACGCCATTGGAGCAGCGGCACACCCTGCGCTTCCGCGCCGGTGATGACCCGACCACGCTGCTGATGTCGCTCTGGGAGCGGATCGCCTGCGGCGCCACGGGCAGCGCGGACGGCACGGATTGCGCAACTGGCACGACCGAAGTTGGGCCCGGATCGGCCGAAGGTCAGGGCTCAGGCTGA
- a CDS encoding inorganic diphosphatase, with translation MANIDHTPSRTMLNLLHVLPAFADEADLRLNTIVELNSMTINKYELITETGHLKLDRVGYSSLAYPFAYGCIPRTWDEDGDPLDIEIVGVTEPLVPGSLVEARIIGIMTFDDGGEVDDKVIAVIADDKRMDHITSYEQLGAHWQKETHYYWEHYKDLKKPGTCKVNGFFGVEEAVRIIKECEKRYLDTIDAKLVG, from the coding sequence ATGGCGAACATCGACCATACGCCCAGCCGCACGATGCTCAACCTGCTGCATGTGCTGCCGGCCTTCGCCGACGAAGCGGACCTGCGGTTGAACACGATCGTCGAGCTCAATTCGATGACGATCAACAAATACGAACTGATCACCGAAACCGGCCATCTCAAACTCGACCGGGTGGGCTACTCCTCCCTGGCCTATCCCTTCGCCTACGGCTGCATCCCCCGCACCTGGGATGAAGACGGGGACCCGCTCGACATCGAGATCGTGGGTGTGACCGAGCCGTTGGTGCCCGGCAGCCTGGTGGAGGCCCGCATCATCGGCATCATGACCTTCGACGACGGCGGCGAAGTGGACGACAAGGTGATCGCCGTGATCGCCGATGACAAGCGCATGGATCACATCACCAGCTACGAGCAGCTGGGCGCCCACTGGCAGAAGGAAACCCACTACTACTGGGAGCACTACAAGGATCTGAAGAAGCCCGGCACCTGCAAAGTGAATGGATTCTTCGGCGTGGAGGAGGCGGTTCGCATCATCAAGGAATGCGAAAAGCGCTATCTCGACACCATCGATGCCAAACTTGTGGGCTGA
- a CDS encoding secondary thiamine-phosphate synthase enzyme YjbQ, with product MLCQYLSQLRVSTEGEGFTDLTSQLAACVTASGLRQGVLNVLLRHTSCSLTINENADPRVLLDLAAFLQALVPQEGVRPLSGQGRLRPWVHDDEGPDDMPAHVRTALTTSTLSLPFEQGRLMLGTWQAVYLWEHRAAGSCRELSLHLLGE from the coding sequence ATGCTCTGTCAGTACTTGTCGCAACTGCGAGTTTCCACCGAGGGTGAGGGCTTCACCGACCTGACATCTCAGTTGGCTGCCTGCGTGACCGCTTCTGGACTCCGCCAGGGCGTTCTCAATGTGTTGCTCCGGCATACCAGCTGCAGCCTGACGATCAATGAAAACGCCGATCCCCGTGTGCTGCTGGACCTTGCTGCGTTTCTGCAGGCGCTGGTGCCGCAGGAAGGGGTGCGCCCGCTCAGTGGGCAAGGCCGGCTGCGGCCTTGGGTGCATGACGACGAAGGCCCCGACGACATGCCGGCCCATGTGCGCACGGCACTGACGACCAGCACCCTGTCGCTGCCGTTTGAGCAGGGCCGCCTGATGCTCGGCACCTGGCAGGCGGTTTACCTCTGGGAGCACCGCGCCGCTGGCAGTTGCCGTGAGCTGAGCCTCCATCTGCTGGGGGAATGA